Proteins encoded within one genomic window of Tidjanibacter massiliensis:
- a CDS encoding ferredoxin domain-containing protein: MIIRENESREEYVMSVAKAMMSAARTAPKGCGVDNLEIAALGLSRLSRLARKMREIGERDSKAFFLRDADNVENSQAVVLIGTRRAVRGLNCGLCGYPTCREKRDSAPAVPCVFDVTDLGIAVGSAVAIAADCRVDNRILYSAGVAAKELGFLDDCAIIYAVPLSVNGKNIYFDRFAKCGAK; the protein is encoded by the coding sequence ATGATAATCAGAGAGAACGAATCAAGGGAAGAGTACGTTATGTCGGTGGCCAAGGCGATGATGTCGGCTGCGAGGACGGCACCCAAGGGGTGTGGAGTGGATAATCTCGAAATCGCCGCATTGGGTCTGTCGCGCCTTTCCCGTCTTGCCCGCAAGATGCGTGAGATAGGCGAACGCGACAGCAAGGCCTTCTTCCTGCGCGATGCCGACAATGTGGAGAACTCCCAAGCCGTCGTCCTCATCGGTACCCGCCGTGCGGTGCGGGGATTGAACTGCGGACTGTGCGGATACCCTACCTGCCGCGAAAAACGCGACAGTGCGCCGGCCGTTCCGTGCGTATTCGACGTCACCGACCTCGGCATTGCCGTAGGGAGCGCCGTTGCCATAGCGGCGGACTGCCGGGTGGACAACCGGATTCTCTATTCGGCGGGCGTTGCCGCGAAGGAGCTGGGCTTTCTCGATGACTGTGCCATCATCTATGCCGTGCCGCTCTCTGTCAATGGCAAGAACATCTATTTTGACAGGTTTGCCAAGTGCGGGGCCAAGTAG
- a CDS encoding LiaF transmembrane domain-containing protein produces the protein MEVINDSRLPEQPHRKGETNIAGNIYLGIILVAIGVIWLFYNTGWIGYGLFNALFSWQMLLVAAGGYLLAVRRWSAGVIIGGLGIFFVVMDALDISLSFNKIVLPILVMAAGIALIVSRLGKR, from the coding sequence ATGGAAGTAATAAACGACAGCAGGCTGCCCGAGCAGCCGCACAGGAAAGGGGAGACCAACATAGCCGGCAACATCTACCTCGGCATCATCCTCGTCGCCATCGGAGTGATATGGCTCTTCTACAACACCGGCTGGATAGGCTACGGACTGTTCAACGCCCTCTTTTCATGGCAGATGCTGCTGGTAGCCGCGGGAGGTTACCTGCTTGCGGTCCGCCGCTGGAGCGCAGGCGTGATAATCGGAGGACTCGGAATCTTCTTCGTAGTCATGGACGCACTGGACATCAGCCTATCCTTCAACAAAATCGTCCTGCCGATACTGGTCATGGCAGCAGGCATCGCGCTGATAGTATCGCGGCTGGGAAAACGGTAA
- a CDS encoding PadR family transcriptional regulator gives MEPINVDNAKAQMRKGILEYCILLILSRGDSYAPKIIAELKNARMIVVEGTLYPILTRQKNQGLLSYRWEESPQGPPRKYYSITDKGREALSQLDVSWDELIAQIAQIRGR, from the coding sequence ATGGAACCCATCAATGTAGACAATGCAAAAGCGCAGATGCGCAAAGGCATTCTGGAGTACTGCATCCTGCTGATACTGTCGCGGGGCGACTCCTATGCTCCGAAAATCATTGCGGAGCTCAAAAACGCCCGGATGATAGTGGTGGAGGGTACGCTCTACCCCATCCTGACGCGTCAGAAGAACCAGGGACTCCTGTCGTACCGCTGGGAAGAGTCCCCGCAGGGCCCTCCCCGCAAATACTACTCCATCACGGACAAAGGCCGCGAGGCGCTGTCGCAGCTCGATGTCTCGTGGGATGAACTGATAGCACAGATAGCACAAATCCGCGGCCGCTAA
- a CDS encoding outer membrane protein assembly factor BamD, producing the protein MTKPVLKITVCSAVLLLAAGCSGYNKLLKSNDREQMYKAALDYFEKGKFDKTLQLFEEIAPYYQGTVREDTILFYTADAHFRSRDYQLSSMEFDDFRRRFGRSPFVEEAEYKYAMGFYYMSPPANRDQTSTYMAITSINEYLQRYPNSLKKQLCLIRLDELQQTLYDKSFINARTYYKIGRYKSAVVALRNALREYPETPHREEILYLTVKSCYELAANSVHALQTDRYLDMLDAYYTFISEFPESGYRRELDRLQKTAREYLDKHQSEATE; encoded by the coding sequence ATGACAAAACCGGTCCTGAAAATAACGGTCTGTTCCGCAGTCCTGCTTTTGGCAGCAGGCTGCAGCGGTTATAACAAACTGCTGAAAAGCAACGACAGGGAGCAGATGTACAAGGCAGCGCTCGACTACTTCGAGAAGGGGAAATTCGACAAAACGCTGCAGCTCTTCGAGGAGATAGCGCCCTACTATCAGGGTACCGTCCGCGAAGACACCATCCTGTTCTACACGGCCGACGCACACTTCCGGTCGCGTGATTACCAGCTCAGCTCCATGGAGTTCGACGACTTCAGGCGCCGCTTCGGACGGAGTCCTTTCGTGGAGGAGGCGGAATACAAATACGCCATGGGTTTCTATTACATGTCGCCGCCGGCCAACCGCGACCAGACATCGACCTACATGGCGATAACCAGCATCAACGAATACCTGCAACGCTATCCCAACTCGCTGAAGAAGCAACTGTGCCTCATACGTCTCGACGAACTGCAGCAGACGCTGTACGACAAATCGTTCATCAACGCACGGACGTATTACAAGATAGGCCGTTACAAATCGGCGGTCGTCGCCCTGCGGAATGCGCTCAGGGAGTACCCCGAAACACCGCACCGGGAGGAGATACTCTACCTCACCGTGAAATCGTGCTACGAACTGGCGGCCAACTCGGTCCATGCGCTGCAAACGGACCGTTACCTCGATATGCTGGACGCATATTACACGTTCATTTCCGAATTTCCGGAGAGCGGATACCGCCGCGAACTCGACCGGTTGCAGAAAACCGCGAGGGAATACCTCGACAAACACCAGAGCGAAGCAACAGAATAA
- a CDS encoding DNA-directed RNA polymerase subunit omega, producing the protein MDIKKNNVPNNTVTRKLTDIDAQTGNIYESVVVISRRANQIATQLKQELNRKLADFSSTTDTLEETFENREQIEISRYYERLPKPTLIATEEFLEGEVYFRNATPETEQQ; encoded by the coding sequence ATGGACATCAAGAAAAATAACGTGCCCAACAACACGGTGACGCGAAAACTCACCGACATCGACGCACAGACAGGCAACATATACGAATCCGTCGTGGTCATATCGCGCCGCGCCAACCAGATAGCCACGCAGCTCAAACAGGAACTCAACCGGAAGCTCGCCGATTTTTCAAGCACCACCGACACGCTGGAGGAGACTTTCGAGAACAGGGAACAGATAGAGATATCCCGCTACTACGAAAGGCTTCCGAAGCCTACCCTCATCGCAACGGAGGAGTTCCTCGAAGGAGAAGTCTATTTCCGCAACGCGACGCCCGAGACAGAGCAGCAGTAA
- a CDS encoding PspC domain-containing protein: MKEVVKVSISGIAFSFDAEAYQVMKDYLDKLETGYAKKPDGREIVADIEARIAELILNEQESDNVVSRALAESVVAQLGFPDDLDTEEEPPVEKIPKRLYRNPDGAVLGGVCSGLAAYFRTDPVWIRLAFFLPMLLVIFPTGDASAFFGSMFVMFVVLYIILWIAIPMARTPRQKLEMQGEKVTASSIRQTFAGDASAMPPSPKRQRSASVWADIVYGLGRILLFLLKAVVFFIALGVGIAAIGCFIAIIAVLFSAELVGGRMVLENFSGLEGITPGLYAGLTLLAILIPLVLLGYFLLKVLFGSKTNRTFLLVTSVIWMALVVYLSVVTMHNADRLRDGARRLEYEIEEYDDFYDWYRHTPALPDDWDEQGEWKEEELRKDSSIDDLYREYREEDWEDDNVHVEITEQDGRVTIRKVVVHPDNPADTLSDERIVISRPGRYPDRGND, from the coding sequence ATGAAAGAGGTTGTGAAAGTGAGCATATCGGGCATCGCGTTCTCGTTCGACGCCGAGGCCTACCAGGTGATGAAGGATTACCTCGACAAGCTCGAAACAGGGTATGCGAAGAAACCCGACGGCCGCGAAATCGTGGCCGACATCGAAGCGCGTATCGCAGAACTCATACTGAACGAACAGGAGAGCGACAACGTGGTGAGCCGCGCACTCGCGGAATCGGTGGTGGCGCAGCTCGGTTTTCCGGACGATTTGGATACGGAAGAAGAACCGCCCGTGGAGAAGATTCCGAAAAGGCTCTACCGGAATCCCGACGGGGCGGTACTCGGCGGCGTATGCTCCGGACTGGCTGCCTATTTCCGTACCGACCCCGTATGGATAAGGCTCGCATTCTTCCTGCCGATGCTGCTGGTCATCTTTCCCACGGGCGACGCTTCGGCCTTTTTCGGTTCGATGTTCGTCATGTTCGTCGTCCTGTACATCATTCTCTGGATAGCCATTCCCATGGCGCGGACACCGCGGCAGAAACTCGAAATGCAAGGAGAAAAAGTGACTGCATCCTCCATACGGCAGACCTTCGCAGGGGACGCCTCGGCCATGCCGCCCTCCCCGAAGCGCCAGCGGTCGGCATCGGTCTGGGCGGATATCGTCTATGGGCTGGGACGCATCCTGCTCTTCCTGCTCAAAGCGGTAGTATTCTTCATCGCACTGGGCGTCGGCATCGCAGCCATCGGATGTTTCATCGCCATCATAGCCGTCCTGTTCAGCGCAGAACTGGTCGGCGGACGGATGGTACTGGAAAACTTCTCCGGCCTCGAGGGCATTACGCCCGGTCTCTATGCCGGACTGACGCTGCTGGCGATACTGATACCCCTCGTCCTCCTCGGATACTTCCTGCTCAAGGTACTCTTCGGCTCGAAAACCAACCGGACATTTCTGCTCGTCACATCGGTCATCTGGATGGCACTCGTGGTTTACCTCTCGGTCGTCACCATGCACAATGCCGACAGACTGCGCGACGGCGCCCGCAGACTCGAATACGAAATAGAGGAGTACGACGACTTCTACGACTGGTACCGGCACACGCCCGCCCTGCCCGATGATTGGGACGAACAGGGCGAGTGGAAAGAAGAGGAACTCCGCAAGGACAGCAGCATCGACGACCTCTACCGCGAATACCGCGAAGAGGACTGGGAAGATGACAATGTCCATGTAGAGATAACCGAACAGGACGGCAGGGTCACCATCCGCAAGGTGGTGGTCCATCCCGACAATCCGGCCGATACGCTCAGCGACGAACGCATCGTCATAAGCCGTCCCGGCAGGTATCCGGACCGGGGAAACGATTGA
- a CDS encoding SDR family NAD(P)-dependent oxidoreductase, whose product MDLFGLKGRVAVVTGASSGLGADAARAYAAYGADVALVARRKERLESLAEELRGEGVKALPVACDVSREDDVRAAVERIMDYFERVDILLNDAGVAVPGGVETLTAEEWDRSMDINVRGMFLMCKYVVPHMRERRYGKIVNISSVNATLADKVPELWRHAYNASKAAVKGLTVGMAASYAADNITVNSIGPGLFESEMTENTLFRHEAFMQMYDTLTPASRPGAKGELNGTILYFSSQASSYVTGQHIIVDGGFSIV is encoded by the coding sequence ATGGATTTATTCGGATTGAAAGGACGGGTAGCGGTAGTGACCGGTGCTTCGAGCGGATTGGGTGCGGATGCCGCACGGGCATATGCGGCTTACGGGGCCGACGTGGCGTTGGTCGCACGAAGGAAAGAGCGGCTCGAAAGTTTGGCGGAGGAGCTCCGCGGAGAGGGGGTGAAGGCTCTGCCGGTTGCCTGCGACGTTTCGCGGGAAGACGATGTCCGGGCTGCGGTGGAGCGTATCATGGATTACTTCGAACGGGTGGACATCCTGCTCAACGATGCGGGAGTGGCTGTTCCGGGCGGTGTGGAGACACTGACCGCCGAGGAGTGGGACAGGTCGATGGATATAAACGTCCGGGGGATGTTCTTGATGTGCAAGTATGTCGTTCCGCATATGCGGGAAAGGAGATACGGCAAGATAGTGAATATATCCTCCGTGAATGCCACCCTGGCCGATAAGGTACCGGAGTTGTGGCGGCACGCCTACAACGCCTCGAAGGCCGCTGTGAAGGGATTGACCGTCGGGATGGCGGCCTCCTATGCAGCGGACAACATCACGGTGAATTCCATCGGACCGGGACTGTTCGAGAGCGAAATGACGGAGAATACGCTCTTCAGGCACGAAGCGTTCATGCAGATGTACGATACGCTGACGCCCGCATCGAGACCCGGTGCGAAAGGGGAGTTGAACGGTACCATCCTCTATTTCTCCTCGCAGGCTTCGAGCTATGTGACCGGACAGCATATCATCGTGGACGGAGGTTTCTCCATCGTATGA
- a CDS encoding SLC13 family permease translates to MVSLLSPSVMTLAILIVSCVFFMSGKVRSDIVALCALLALLIFGILTPAEALSGFASPVVIMMVGLFVVGAGIFRTGLAKMISSRILRIGGKNENVLFVLVMLVTALIGAFVSNTGTVAVMLPIVMSMAASSGISSSRYLMPMAFASSMGLFTLISTPPNLVIQEALVDAGMEPLGFFSFAPVGAVVVAVGIGVLYFLSRLLVRKDEGKRNEKRKAKTLAELVEEYNLVHLSFQVEVPAASPMVGRSLKELRIGSLYDVSVGRIIHAPQTRFRRITTEEVAGPESVILAGDVLHLHGSEEHVDRLVAEQGLVATEWSPKSSGETADTGYAEAFIMPNSHLINHTVADSRFRELYNVNVLGIKRHGEYDLGDMRDVKMHAGDSLLIQGTWDNITALEEYTDEFVLLGQPEKRAARVTLDRKAPMAALIMAGMILLMVLDVIPGVAAVLLAAVFMVLTGCLRNMEEAYTSINWASVVLIAAMIPMSTAFDKTGITAAISGFLLHGLGDIGPQGLLAMVYFVTSLTTMFISNTATAVLFAPIAMDAALRMGVSPYPFLFAVAVSASMCFASPFSTPPNALVMSAGGYRFGDYIRVGLPLQVVMGVVMIFVLPLLFPF, encoded by the coding sequence ATGGTGTCTTTACTATCCCCCTCTGTAATGACGCTGGCTATACTTATCGTCTCATGTGTCTTTTTCATGAGCGGTAAGGTCAGGTCCGATATTGTCGCGCTCTGCGCCCTGCTCGCCTTGCTGATATTCGGCATACTCACTCCCGCCGAGGCGCTTTCGGGTTTTGCGAGTCCGGTGGTGATAATGATGGTGGGGCTGTTCGTCGTGGGTGCGGGCATCTTCCGCACCGGTCTCGCCAAGATGATAAGCAGTCGTATCCTGCGTATCGGCGGCAAGAACGAGAACGTGCTTTTTGTCCTCGTGATGCTCGTTACCGCCCTGATAGGGGCCTTCGTGAGCAATACGGGTACGGTGGCGGTGATGCTGCCTATCGTGATGAGCATGGCCGCATCGTCCGGCATCAGTTCGAGCCGTTACCTGATGCCCATGGCATTCGCCAGCAGCATGGGACTCTTTACCCTGATAAGTACCCCGCCCAACCTCGTCATACAGGAGGCGCTGGTGGATGCGGGCATGGAGCCGCTCGGTTTCTTCTCGTTCGCCCCGGTCGGAGCAGTGGTCGTGGCGGTAGGCATTGGGGTGCTCTATTTCCTGAGCCGCCTGCTCGTTCGGAAGGACGAAGGCAAGCGGAACGAAAAACGGAAGGCGAAGACGCTGGCCGAACTCGTGGAGGAGTATAACCTCGTGCACCTGAGTTTTCAGGTGGAGGTTCCCGCCGCATCGCCCATGGTCGGCCGTTCGCTCAAGGAGCTTCGCATCGGTTCCCTTTACGATGTGAGCGTGGGGCGTATCATCCATGCGCCGCAGACCCGGTTCCGCAGGATAACCACCGAAGAGGTGGCCGGGCCGGAGAGCGTGATTCTGGCGGGCGACGTCCTGCACCTGCACGGCAGCGAGGAGCATGTGGACCGCCTCGTGGCGGAGCAGGGACTCGTAGCGACCGAGTGGAGTCCCAAATCGTCCGGGGAGACCGCCGACACCGGGTATGCCGAGGCGTTCATCATGCCCAACTCGCACTTGATAAACCATACGGTGGCGGACAGCCGCTTTAGGGAGCTGTACAACGTGAATGTTCTTGGAATAAAGCGTCACGGGGAGTATGACCTCGGCGATATGCGCGATGTGAAGATGCATGCCGGGGACTCCCTGCTCATTCAGGGAACCTGGGACAATATCACCGCTCTGGAGGAGTACACCGATGAGTTCGTGCTGTTGGGGCAGCCGGAGAAGCGGGCCGCCCGCGTGACACTCGACCGGAAGGCGCCGATGGCCGCCCTCATCATGGCGGGCATGATACTGCTCATGGTGCTCGATGTCATTCCGGGCGTAGCGGCCGTGCTGCTGGCGGCCGTATTCATGGTGCTGACCGGATGCCTGCGCAACATGGAGGAGGCCTATACCAGTATCAACTGGGCCAGCGTAGTGCTGATAGCCGCCATGATACCCATGTCCACGGCCTTCGACAAGACCGGCATCACGGCTGCCATATCCGGATTCCTGCTGCACGGTCTCGGCGATATCGGGCCGCAGGGCCTGCTTGCAATGGTCTATTTCGTCACTTCGCTCACGACCATGTTCATCAGCAATACGGCGACGGCGGTGCTTTTCGCCCCCATCGCCATGGATGCCGCCCTGCGCATGGGCGTCAGTCCCTATCCTTTCCTTTTCGCCGTGGCCGTTTCGGCCAGCATGTGTTTCGCCTCGCCCTTCTCCACACCGCCCAACGCGCTGGTGATGAGTGCCGGCGGATATAGGTTCGGAGACTATATCCGGGTGGGGCTGCCGCTGCAGGTCGTGATGGGGGTCGTGATGATATTCGTGCTGCCGCTGCTCTTCCCCTTCTGA
- a CDS encoding PepSY-like domain-containing protein codes for MKKLAFLLVGLVALQATAFAADDKPVKVTDLPQTAQQFISDHFSGHKVAMAKMDSELFEKSYEVIFTNGDKVEFDRSGEWTEVQYREGAVPAAIVPAAITKYVTENYPDAYIRSIERDRHAYEVNLSNWWEIKFDLNFNVIDLDN; via the coding sequence ATGAAAAAATTAGCATTCCTGTTGGTCGGCCTGGTCGCACTCCAGGCGACGGCATTCGCAGCAGACGACAAACCCGTCAAGGTCACGGACCTGCCCCAGACGGCACAGCAATTCATCTCGGACCATTTCTCCGGCCATAAGGTGGCGATGGCGAAAATGGATTCGGAACTCTTCGAAAAGAGCTACGAAGTCATCTTCACCAACGGCGACAAGGTGGAATTCGACCGTTCCGGCGAATGGACGGAAGTACAGTACCGGGAGGGTGCGGTACCTGCCGCGATAGTCCCTGCCGCAATTACGAAATACGTCACCGAGAACTATCCGGACGCCTACATCAGGAGTATCGAACGCGACCGCCACGCCTACGAAGTCAACCTCTCGAACTGGTGGGAAATCAAGTTCGACCTCAACTTCAACGTCATCGACCTGGACAATTGA
- a CDS encoding PspC domain-containing protein, with protein MKKTLNVNIGSVAFVIDEDAYYILRKYLDDVGERFEPVEAAETLNDLEMRIADIFSENLASPRQVVNADLVRKAIAILGRADEFGEPRRRPEGRQAQADIKCLRRSRSNRVIGGVCGGLAAYFGIDVAVVRLLMFLLIFFGGISLWVYIILWIVIPSEA; from the coding sequence ATGAAGAAAACACTTAACGTAAACATAGGTTCCGTCGCATTCGTTATAGACGAGGATGCCTATTATATCCTGCGGAAATACCTCGACGACGTCGGAGAACGCTTCGAACCGGTAGAGGCCGCGGAGACGCTCAACGACCTGGAGATGCGCATAGCAGACATATTCAGCGAGAACCTTGCCTCACCGCGGCAGGTGGTAAACGCCGACCTCGTGCGCAAGGCGATAGCCATACTCGGGCGGGCGGACGAGTTCGGAGAACCGCGCCGCAGACCGGAGGGAAGGCAGGCTCAGGCCGACATCAAATGCCTGCGCCGTTCGCGCAGCAACCGGGTAATAGGCGGCGTATGCGGCGGACTGGCGGCCTATTTCGGCATAGACGTAGCGGTCGTACGCCTGCTGATGTTCCTGCTCATCTTCTTCGGCGGTATCAGCCTGTGGGTCTATATCATCCTGTGGATAGTGATACCTTCCGAGGCGTGA
- a CDS encoding aminotransferase class I/II-fold pyridoxal phosphate-dependent enzyme codes for MNILERIRNNSGGPIGQYIDYAHGYFAFPKLEGDIGPRMKFRGKEVLNWSLNNYLGLANHPEVRKADAIGAVEFGMAAPMGARMMSGQTKYHEELERRLAKFVGKKDAFLLNFGYQGMISIIDCLLTRRDAVVYDSEAHACIIDGLRMHMGKRFVYPHNDMERLRVELARASELVKETGGGILVITEGVFGMKGDLGKLDEIVAMKKDFDFTFLVDDAHGFGTMGPDGRGTAHHFNCVDGVDVLFNTFAKSMAGIGAFVCGDKYLIDFFRYNMRSQQFAKSLPMPMVIGALKRLELIETHPEYRERLWTITRALQQGFRDKGFDIGGTLSPVTPVYMKGGVNEATNLVYDLRERFNLFCSVVTYPVIPKGEIILRIIPTAVHTLEDVEYTLNCFEACREKLLKGEYQKEMPRVADKYFEEQAK; via the coding sequence GTGAACATCTTAGAGAGAATCAGGAATAATTCCGGCGGCCCGATTGGGCAGTATATCGATTATGCACACGGCTATTTCGCATTCCCCAAGCTGGAGGGCGACATAGGGCCCCGCATGAAGTTCCGCGGCAAGGAGGTTCTCAACTGGAGCCTCAACAACTACCTCGGACTGGCCAACCATCCGGAGGTACGCAAGGCCGACGCCATCGGCGCCGTGGAGTTCGGCATGGCCGCTCCCATGGGCGCACGCATGATGAGCGGGCAGACCAAATACCATGAGGAACTGGAGCGCCGTCTGGCGAAATTCGTGGGCAAGAAGGATGCGTTCCTGCTCAACTTCGGCTATCAGGGGATGATATCCATTATCGACTGCCTGCTGACGCGCCGCGACGCCGTAGTTTACGATTCCGAGGCGCACGCCTGCATCATCGACGGACTGCGCATGCACATGGGCAAACGTTTCGTCTATCCGCACAACGACATGGAGCGGCTCCGCGTGGAGCTCGCCCGGGCGTCGGAACTGGTGAAGGAGACCGGCGGCGGCATTCTCGTCATTACGGAGGGTGTGTTCGGCATGAAGGGCGACCTCGGCAAGCTGGACGAAATCGTGGCGATGAAGAAGGATTTCGATTTCACCTTCCTCGTGGACGATGCCCACGGTTTCGGGACGATGGGCCCCGACGGACGCGGTACCGCCCACCATTTCAACTGCGTGGACGGGGTGGATGTCCTCTTCAACACTTTCGCCAAGTCGATGGCCGGTATCGGTGCCTTCGTCTGCGGTGACAAATATCTGATAGATTTCTTCCGTTACAACATGCGTTCGCAGCAGTTTGCCAAAAGCCTTCCGATGCCGATGGTAATCGGTGCGCTCAAGCGCCTCGAGCTTATCGAAACGCATCCCGAATACCGCGAGCGGCTCTGGACGATAACCCGTGCCCTGCAGCAGGGATTCCGCGACAAGGGATTCGATATCGGCGGTACGCTCTCGCCCGTGACGCCCGTCTATATGAAAGGAGGCGTGAACGAGGCCACGAACCTCGTGTACGACCTGCGCGAGCGGTTCAACCTCTTCTGCTCCGTCGTGACCTATCCGGTGATACCCAAGGGCGAAATCATCCTGCGCATCATTCCGACGGCGGTGCATACCCTCGAAGATGTGGAGTACACGCTCAACTGTTTCGAAGCCTGCCGCGAGAAGCTCCTCAAGGGCGAGTACCAGAAGGAGATGCCGCGTGTGGCGGACAAGTATTTCGAAGAACAGGCGAAATGA
- a CDS encoding PspC domain-containing protein, protein MEIINDNRKPRRLYRSRRRIIGGVCQGLADYFNVDVVLVRIIALFALFCFSAGFWVYLVLWIAVPLEPASANGGDNYGRS, encoded by the coding sequence ATGGAAATCATCAACGACAATAGGAAGCCCAGGAGGCTCTACCGCAGCCGCCGGCGCATCATCGGCGGCGTATGCCAGGGACTGGCCGATTATTTCAACGTGGACGTCGTACTCGTACGCATCATAGCTCTGTTCGCCCTCTTCTGCTTCTCGGCAGGGTTCTGGGTCTATCTGGTGCTGTGGATAGCCGTACCGCTCGAACCGGCTTCGGCGAACGGCGGCGATAATTACGGAAGGAGCTGA